The genomic stretch CTTGCATATTTTACAGTTTCGATTTTACCCTCAAAACCCCTCTCTCCAAACCCTGGAGCTACGACGATACCATCTAAATCTGTAAATTTCTGAATAATATTTTCCGAATTGATCTCTTCGGAAGATATCAAGCGAAGATTGACCTCGCATTCTATGGATGCGCCTGCATGTGTGAATGCCTCTATGATCGACTTATATGCATCGGGAAGCGAAATGTACTTCCCTATTAACCCGATGTTGACCTCTTGAGTAGGGTTCTTGAGTTTCCCTAGGAAATCTTTCCAGTTTTCAAGATCGGTGTTTTCCTTGGAGGAGAGCTTTAGTTTTGTCATTACCCGCTCGTCTAGCTTTTCTTTTTTCATCAATAAAGGTACATCGTATATGGAATCGGCATCCATTGCTTCGATTACGCTATTGAGCTGTACATTGCAGAAGAGGGCAAGTTTCTTTTTAACTTCAGAAGGCAAGTGATGCTCTGTCCGACAGACAAGGATATCAGGTTGAATACCTGCTTCCAGTAATTGCTTCACTGAATGTTGTGTGGGCTTGGTCTTGAGTTCTTTGGCGGCCTTCAGGTATGGGATTAGCGTCAGATGGATTACCAGGAAGTTATTAGCGCCCAGATCCCATTTTGCTTGTCTTACCGCTTCGATGAATGGAAGGGATTCTATATCCCCCACACAGCCTCCGATCTCAGTAATGACCACGTCAAATTTGCCCTCTTCGCCCAATTTGTAAAAATTGGCCTTGATTTCATCTGTGATATGAGGGATGACCTGGACAGTCTTTCCCAAAAACTCCCCTTTACGTTCTTTGGTTATGACGTTATTATAGATCCTTCCTGTGGTGATATTGTTGTCTTGGGAAGTTGGGATGTTCAGAAAACGTTCATAATGGCCTAGATCCAAATCGGTTTCTGCACCATCATCCGTCACATAGCATTCGCCGTGCTCATAGGGGTTCAGTGTTCCCGGATCAATGTTAAGGTAAGGATCGAATTTTTGGATGGTCACCTTAAAACCTCTGGCCTGCAGTAATTTGCCCAGTGAAGCGGCGATGATTCCTTTGCCGAGAGAGGAGGTAACCCCTCCGGTAATAAATATGTATTTGGTGTTTGAAGCCATAAGAATGGGGGAGGGTGGAAATTTGATTGGATTCTTATGGGGCTCAAAATTATGGAAAAATTCCCGATAAATGGCTCTTTGAAGTCTAAATAGATCAATTTTCTTAAAGAACTTTTCGTGCAAACGTTAAGTTCGAGTCTATAGTTGACCTAAGTGTCACGGTTATGTAATAGGGAGGTGGCAGGAATAGTTGCTCATTTTTATTACATCACCGGGATTGAATATGGGGAGGGCAAGTTTTAGCAGAGTTAGTCCAGTCTCTTAGGCGGGCTAATCTTGTTATATATATTGCTGCAAAGATTCTTGATAAGCGAATGTGAACACAGGTGTTGATATTGCCTAGATGCTAAAGTGACCTACTTCACTTTAGATTGATTGAGGGTTCTCTTATCAGAAAATGATTTCTATTAAAAGACTTCGATTTTGCTAAAAGCAGTTGGAAAAAACACTATTTATACTGTATTCTAGACTATGATCATCCTGTTTTGAGGATGGGGGGATTTCCATCTTATGGGGACATTGAATAAGGAAGAGATAGGGGGATCTAAAATAGAAGCGCCAACATCAAGGAAGCGCCAACATCAAGAAAGTCCATAACGAAAACAAGACTACTTTTAGTATGGGGAGGAACAGATACTTTTTGTTTTATATAAATATACGGTTTATGGTGCTGATTTAAGTTTTTCTTTTCAAGATACCTTAAGTAGGTGAAATAATTTGTTTTTTCTTGGCTGGATAAGTGGGGGCGTTTGACGTGTTATAGCGATTTACTGTGAAGCACTGCGTTTCTGATTGTTTATCCTAAGTTAGGGATTATGGGATAACTACTATTGTTCTTTACCGAGTTACTGATATATGTGATTATTTGTTAAAAAAAGTCCAAGTCATTACTGGGTGTGCTGGATTATTATATATATTGCATGCGGTTTTTAATAAATAATTATCAACGTTATCAAAAATATGAGAGAGTTAATCAAAGATGCTATTGCAGATCTTAAAAAAGGAGAAGGGTTTATTTATGTAACTTCTGAGGGAAATAAAATTGATCTGCATGAGGCTGCCTCAAAAGGGATAGCAGTAACACCTGTAAATCCCAAGGATCAGGTAATCAAAAAATTGGAAGCGGCAGGCCTTCCGTTGAATGACGGCAGATTTCTTAATGAATTGAATGAATTGATCTCACTGGTGACAGGAAGCGCTACTGCTGCCAAAACCTCAAAAAGAAGATCTTTTACTGATGCTGAAAAAAGCAAAATTGTAGAAGAGTGGAAAAAAGTAGAAGCTGCAGGAAAGAAAACGAAGGCGGCTTTTGCCAGAGAGATTGGTGTAGGCTATCAGACATTTATCAATTGGCTAAGAGGTTAATGCTTCTTTTTCCAGTAAAAAGGCAGCCATTTTGGTTGCCTTTTTTTGTATAAGCTATTAAGGAAGTCCCTACTTTTTTATTGATGTGATGACTGTCAGAAACGACAGAGTTAGAAAACTTGTAAGGGAAAAAATCACTACAGGAGATAGATTTATATTAGGTAGTGAAAATTCAGTGATAGAACTCAGATTATTAATAACGGCACTATTAAGCGATCTGATAAATTGCTTTGTCCAGGGATAAAAAGGAAGCCTGCTACAAAAATACCAACTAAATACTCCCTATTATCTTCCATGCTAAAGTAGAAATTACTGGCTTATAGGTTGATATGCTTCGCTTCCAATTTAGTTTTGATAGGATGTTTTTATGAAAATTGACAGAAGGTTCCATTTTTCCTAACTCATAAATAAGCTGTCGAATATAGTCTTGTTCTTTGTCTTGATCGTTCATAGCAGATGAGTTATTTCCCCGTTTGTGATTTTTTTCAAAGATTCTAAAAGATTTTTTCTTCCTTTATGTAAGAGGATTTTGACGTGGGAATTTGTCAGGCCCATAATGTCTTCTACTTCTTTTATGCTTTGCTCGTCTAAATAAAATAAGGTTAGTGCCGCTGACTCTGGCGGCTTTAACATTGTAAGCCCGCACTTAATAATATCCTGCCTTTCAGAAAGCTGAAGTTTCTTCAGCCCATCCAAATAATCCTCTGAAGAGCTCTCTAACTCTTCAACAGCGTCCAGGTTGACCAGATGGCTTTTAGATTTTCTAACGCTTCATTATAAACTACCTTATATAACCAGGTAGTAAACTTAAAATTCCCCTCAAAGGTTCTTAGGTGATGGAAGGCTTTCATGAATGCATCCTGTGAGACTTCTTCAGTATCTTCTCTGTTTTTCAGTATGCGCAAAGCAAGCGTAAATATATATTTCTCATGCTTTTGGATTAATAATCCATAAGCATTAAGGTTACCCTGTAGAGTTCTCTATATATAATGGTGGTCTTCCTGAAAGTGCATTTTCGCATTGGATGCAAGTACCCGAAATAAAGTTGCATTTTTTTGTGCTTTATTGCGAAAGGACTTTGCTCTCAAAAATCTGATTATTTTTGTAAAAAAAAACGTTTTGGATCACGCAAAATTAGTATCAAGTTTCAGGGAAAAGGGTGTTTTGCACCTTAAGGAAGGAAACGGGAAAGTAATCACCCTTATGAAACCGGAGCATTGGAATTTAGAGCTAGGTGAGGATTGGATATTTTTGCTTTTTGATTTGTTTCAGATACGCACCATCTGCGAACCTTTCTCAGAGGTGTCACTTGACATAGTCGAATATGCAGGTAAACCTACGATCTACCATAGCCCTGCAAACCTAATAATGAAAAATGGCCCCATAGTGGACGGAATCCTCCAATTTAGTCTAATCTTGGAGCCTAACTGGAATAAACTGCTGTTTCAGATCGCTCAGCCTATTCTGGTAAAGATAGATACAGGAGAAGCTACGGGGCATCACACGCCGGTTTTATTTCCACTTTTAAGCCCAGGGGCCAAGGAAATGTTCTTAGGGCCAGATGGAGATGTCAAAATTATGAGAGGATGAATTTTAAATCACACCTTGACGAATTTGATGTATTCGCCAAAGTAGCCAATGCCGCATCCAGCATAGGAGTAGAAGCCTATGTAGTGGGTGGATATGTAAGAGATTTGATTCTCGGCAGGAAAAAGCGAGGCGCCAAAGATATTGACTTTACCTGTGTGGGGAGCGGAATTGAATTGGCGACAGAGGTAGCCAAGCAATTTGATGTTCATGTGCCGCTTTCCGTGTTCAAAAACTTTGGGACGGCAATGTTGAAACTTGAGGATTGGGAATTGGAGTTTGTGGGTGCTAGGAAAGAGTCTTACCGGACTGATTCCCGAAATCCTATAGTCGAGACTGGCACACTCCAAGAAGACCTAGAGCGAAGGGATTTTACCATCAATGCGATGGCTATTTCCTTAAATCCCTATAATTATGGGGACTTGCTTGATCCGTTTGACGGACTTGCTGACATCAAAAGGAAATTAATTCGTACCCCATTGGATCCGGACGTCACTTTTTCTGATGATCCACTTCGTATGCTGAGGGCGGTGAGGTTTGCGGCCCAACTGGATTTCGACATAGATGGGGATACTTTCCATGCGATCAGTGAAAATGCCCATCGGCTGAAGATAATTTCGGGAGAACGTATCATAGTCGAGTTGAATAAGATTATTCAGGTGAAAAGACCTTCCTATGGATTTAAATTACTGTTTGCAGGTAAATTGCTTCATGAGTTTTTCCCTGAGATGGTGGATTTGCAGGGAGTGGATTCCGTAGATGATAAGTCCCACAAGGATAATTTCTACCATACCCTACAAGTGCTGGATAATGTATGCCAAGTCAGTGATGATCTATGGCTGCGATGGGCTGCTATCTTACACGATATAGCCAAGCCTGCTACTAAACGATTCAACAAAAAAGTGGGCTGGACATTTCATGGGCATGAAGATAAAGGTGCTAGAATGACTCCGGGGATTTTCCGTAGGCTAAAACTTCCCATGGACGAGCGCATGAAATATGTGCAGAAGCTAGTTAAATTACATCTACGACCTATTGCATTGGTCAAAGATGAGGTGACCGATTCTGCGATGAGAAGGTTGCTTTTTGAAGCGGGTGACGATATAGATGATCTGATGAAGTTGTGCAGAGCTGACGTCACCTCTAAGAACAACAAGAGAGTAAAACGATATCTGGAAAATTTCGATAAGGTAGCCCAGAAGCTTATCGAAGTGGAGGAAAAAGATCAGGTAAGGAACTTCCAGCCTCCGATTTCAGGAGAGGAAATCATGAGAATCTTTGATTTGAAACCTTCAAAAATCGTTGGGGATATCAAAGAAGAAATTAAAGAAGCTATATTGGAGGGGAAAATTCACAATAACCCTGTTCAGGCCCGTGAATTGATGCTGGAGATTGCCAAATCTAAAGGGTTGTCCCCCGCATCAGATCTCCCAAATTCATAACTAAATCAAAAAACAATTCAAATGAAGCACGTAGTATTCATGCTGCTTTTGGCCATTTGTGCCAGCACTACTATCGCCCAGACTGCAGACTCTGTGTCCAGGATGGACCCTAAAATGAAAAAAAATTTAAATGCAGCTGATCAGGCTGCTTATCAATTGGCATTGAGGTACAATGATGTAGCCGCAGCCAAGAATTCCCTTTATCAATTGATCGTCAGAAATCCTGATGACCTCCGCTATGTGGAAATGCTAGGATCTCTTTATTATGAAGCAGGACAGTCCATGTCTGCAGCCCTTGTTTCAATGGATGTGCTGAAAGTCAATGATAAAAGTATTGCCTCTCTAGAGATAGCGGCATATTCCTTGGAGCAGGTGGGTGCTTTGGAGCGTTCCCTGCCTTATTTCGAAAGTTTATATTTGCTGAGTGGAGACAATTTTAGTCTATACAAATCTGGGTATATTCAGTATAGTTTGAAGAAATATTCTGAAGCGCTGAATTCTATGGACATGCTTCTGAAAAACACTAAGGATGATGATAAGGTAGGGTTCCCAAAATCACAGACCGAGACACAGGAAATCAGCATGAAAGCAGCTGCATTAAATCTGAAAGGCATGATTTACCTGGACCAGGATTCGAAAACTGAGGCAAAGAAGGCATTTGAAGAGGCCGTTGCCTTGGAGCCAACTTTTGATCTGGCGAAAGAAAATCTGGCAAAAGTGAATTGATCTATTAAAGGATCTCTAATGAAACCGGCTGAATGGCCGGTTTTTTTTAGGGC from Algoriphagus sp. NG3 encodes the following:
- a CDS encoding RNA polymerase sigma factor, producing the protein MDGLKKLQLSERQDIIKCGLTMLKPPESAALTLFYLDEQSIKEVEDIMGLTNSHVKILLHKGRKNLLESLKKITNGEITHLL
- a CDS encoding tetratricopeptide repeat protein; its protein translation is MKHVVFMLLLAICASTTIAQTADSVSRMDPKMKKNLNAADQAAYQLALRYNDVAAAKNSLYQLIVRNPDDLRYVEMLGSLYYEAGQSMSAALVSMDVLKVNDKSIASLEIAAYSLEQVGALERSLPYFESLYLLSGDNFSLYKSGYIQYSLKKYSEALNSMDMLLKNTKDDDKVGFPKSQTETQEISMKAAALNLKGMIYLDQDSKTEAKKAFEEAVALEPTFDLAKENLAKVN
- a CDS encoding CTP synthase; amino-acid sequence: MASNTKYIFITGGVTSSLGKGIIAASLGKLLQARGFKVTIQKFDPYLNIDPGTLNPYEHGECYVTDDGAETDLDLGHYERFLNIPTSQDNNITTGRIYNNVITKERKGEFLGKTVQVIPHITDEIKANFYKLGEEGKFDVVITEIGGCVGDIESLPFIEAVRQAKWDLGANNFLVIHLTLIPYLKAAKELKTKPTQHSVKQLLEAGIQPDILVCRTEHHLPSEVKKKLALFCNVQLNSVIEAMDADSIYDVPLLMKKEKLDERVMTKLKLSSKENTDLENWKDFLGKLKNPTQEVNIGLIGKYISLPDAYKSIIEAFTHAGASIECEVNLRLISSEEINSENIIQKFTDLDGIVVAPGFGERGFEGKIETVKYARENNIPFLGICLGMQVAVIEYARNVLKLKTANSTEMDADSPDPVIALMEEQKNIDQMGGTMRLGSYACDLKKGSKAFQAYGKSKIHERHRHRYEFNNEYLTRMEEGGLVATGKNPETGLVEIVEVKGHPWFVGVQFHPEYKSTVLTPQPLFVKFIQAAIDKKIK
- a CDS encoding CCA tRNA nucleotidyltransferase, with the translated sequence MNFKSHLDEFDVFAKVANAASSIGVEAYVVGGYVRDLILGRKKRGAKDIDFTCVGSGIELATEVAKQFDVHVPLSVFKNFGTAMLKLEDWELEFVGARKESYRTDSRNPIVETGTLQEDLERRDFTINAMAISLNPYNYGDLLDPFDGLADIKRKLIRTPLDPDVTFSDDPLRMLRAVRFAAQLDFDIDGDTFHAISENAHRLKIISGERIIVELNKIIQVKRPSYGFKLLFAGKLLHEFFPEMVDLQGVDSVDDKSHKDNFYHTLQVLDNVCQVSDDLWLRWAAILHDIAKPATKRFNKKVGWTFHGHEDKGARMTPGIFRRLKLPMDERMKYVQKLVKLHLRPIALVKDEVTDSAMRRLLFEAGDDIDDLMKLCRADVTSKNNKRVKRYLENFDKVAQKLIEVEEKDQVRNFQPPISGEEIMRIFDLKPSKIVGDIKEEIKEAILEGKIHNNPVQARELMLEIAKSKGLSPASDLPNS
- a CDS encoding RNA polymerase sigma factor: MQKHEKYIFTLALRILKNREDTEEVSQDAFMKAFHHLRTFEGNFKFTTWLYKVVYNEALENLKAIWSTWTLLKS